The DNA window TTTTCGCTCCGTTTTAccttaaaactaaaaaatataacaattatTCCAAAAAATCCAGTATTGTCAAACTAATATAGAAACCCTTTTAAGCAAATTCAACTTTCATCTAATATAAATCGATATGTTTTTTCATTAAAttacatttaagccaaaattgcAAGTGGAGTTTTTTACACTGTTTACACAATCGATTCATTGTTTTATAAGGACcatagttttataattaattacaaaattaacaaTGATTAAAAGATGTCGTTTTCTTATGTTTTATGTACAGGGAGAATTATTCAAAATTTCCAATCTTTAATATACGCCTCATAAACTTTGTTTTATAGTCATATGTCATGTAACTCTTGAGGCTCTCAGGTTTATTATCACCCGGCCGCCATTTGCCTTCATTCAATAATCTGCATGAAGTGaattaacataaatttaagaattaacCTCATAAATTCACAGCCATACGCTAAGTAATTCTTCAGGTTTCCATATTTATTGCACATGTCCGCCATTCTGTGTATAGTAACTTGCATGAAATAGAAATAGACAAATTTAACAAGTAATTTCATTTAactttaaatataaatacatatCAGTAGGCATGGAAATATTATTTTACTACTTTCTTTATTTGGAAATTACTTTATACAGGGTTATACAAGTTATAACTGctctttatttattgttttttttacaaaatttaattgtTGACATACGTTGTATTTTTATCTCTGGTAAATGACATTCGAGGATGTTATAGAGCTAAAACCTAAGgtatatagatttttttttaaaggtttaccttcatttgtttctttattgtttaattaaataattttttttttcaaatgagaCTTGCCGAATCATTACTAAAAGACTATCGAAACGTCGGTACCCGATAATTAGCAAGCAACGATGGCCTTTTCTTACaatcaaaatttgaaataaacaatataaattgatataaacgGTGAGAACTTGGACGAAGCTAAAGAATTTGCTGCTCAATCCGCTTTTCAATCTCTAAAACAACATTACTGTCTTGAAATATGTGATTTCAACATGCCAATGTTGGTTGAGCTGAGGGCTCAGTTCGAAAGGATGATTGAAGCATACAAAGttagtaaaattaattatgGGGAGCATCTCATCAATTTGACAAAAAACACCTCATCAAGTACAAAAACCTTAAGAAGCGGGTTAAGACACTTGGAAAATCTCTACTAGAAATTAATAGTATTGCAGGAAAAGTAATGTTTAAGAAAAAGCATCTTTAATTGTGGTCTATTTGTTTTTGGGTACACGAGTCTGTTTTTTTTACACAATAGCATATATCTACCTTATCTTTATGGATATTGGTGGTGGTTGtaaatatttagtttattaAGTGTAGGAATGTTGTGAAATGTGTATATAAACTTTTGATGTAATATACGATTTCTACTTAAGTtgtattgtaaatattttaatgaagAAAATTTTAATATCATTACTATTTCAGTTGCCGAGTTTATTATTATGTgttatattcatttattttatatctaTTACATTTATATCGTTGAATAttatgttaatcatttatgaaaaaaatattgaactAATTTTCACTTCCTTCATACAACCCTTTATTTGTCTAACAACAACCTTTTCTTAATGTTTAGATTAAGCCTATTGAATTCAAAGATTTTATTGTGTATGTTGTGTAAATTGCAACTTTTTTCTTCTAGCTCACCTATACTTCTTTGAACTGGACATGTAATGGTATTATTTATGGAATAATTATAAAGATAACAACTGATATAAAATTTGTTATTAACTTGgtataaaaatacaaatgacAATGAACATGTTTCCAGATAGTTTTCTTTGTCTCATGACCTAATTGCTTTTATGTTTCATCCTGAATTGTTAAATtcacattattattattcactTCATGAGCATTATTATAGTGTTAATATGTGTATGAAGTTAAATTGTAATCTAGATGATaccttttaaataatatgtCTCAAAAGAGAATATGTTATTATTAATTTGGTCATGAACGTATAAAAAAATGTGTTTTCAGctaattttataagttttataaattaattaaggtTTTTATTTTGATGTCAAATTATTAAGTTCCATATCattatttgtaaaataattttttattgaactAAATACAATTTTGCTATTTGCTaattattgatggagtctgccttctaaTCTGGTGTGTAAACCTGTAAAACAGGATAGAAGccaaccggacggtggttgttcAATTAACTCTGATACTAAAGTCAATTTAGGCTTTGAGTAGCGATTAACTCTCCGGTATAAAACAGTGGTTGTTCGATTAACCCCATACTTCAAAATCATGTATcggcaatgtttttaaattctcgagtccGAGAATCATTACTCTGATaacaactttgtcacgacccgatttccacccgGAACCGAGCCGAGacaggcgctagggaatgggagtggttgctccaaaacccgtagcaagcctaaaaacctttataaatttttcgcgttttaaaacataaaaaggatTGCAACCTTATTGCATAAATACTTTTAACacttttattaaaaacgcgGTCGCAATTTAAGATCATATATTACCTATAATCTGTTTTCATTAAACATCattaaaacctttctctcgtttGACGAAAACACGTTTCATAAAACGGGTTCTTAAAGCCCTGATTGTATTTTAAGaaaccagagcgcaaacatcatcTCTTATGACATACTTGCTCTATTTCCAacacaatcctaaaatgctcaaatcatgaaaccagtgtatctttCAAATAATTGGTCAAAGCATTTTATATAACACGCAActttcaatcatatacatatacagtagttcaaatcagagtatatcaaaataagtttgaactgctgtaagtagaaagacagacttcccagtacccaattacttgcagctctagaggtatggttgacattgacTTTCGAAATTATTATAGAAgtccgacctcgtacttgattacatgaaaggtaaacattgaggagggttagaaatataaatatttctgagtgagtctacaattttacaattgaatattcaaatagcaaatacataaaacatttatatatgtaaaatattatcaatcaattgatccagatgaaaccctacatggcagactattgtatgggtatcaacctacacaacatgggccttataccgtgaactgaatcactgccgtctaagccgggtgtctagaccgtaaccgtgaaaccgccatcacagtattgcctgtgaccataaccgttactgccgtctcagactgttaagtcagggtcactagctgataggagtaaaatactcttaTTTACTTGAGTTGTTCTATGTACTTTTATGCCATATTCCATGTGTTTTGAGATGATTTGAGTACCTTATTACGTGCTTCACGTTTTCAGGGCATTCGAGTGTTTTTAGAGCAGTTTTGGCTAAGGGAAGCGGAAGAATCGTTAAGGAAGCAAAGAAGCGGAATCTTCGAGAAGCTAgaagcttgtctcgatcgagacagacaCTAGAGgaagtgtctcgatcgagacaaggccAAGAATCCAGGCAGTAGCTTTTGGAgaagcttgtctcgatcgagacacactTCTTTAATGAatttctcgatcgagacaagggtAAATGATGGGCTaagattttgaattttgaagaaTCAAGATTTAGGCCCAATTCCTTACGAAGAGTTGTAGTTCTATCATCCAAAGCAACTTACCAACAAAGCTaaaggacccagggagtttcaCTATCCCTTGCACAATtggaaatatgaatgctataaattgctTGTATGATCTTTGTgcaagtattaatttgatgcccttgtttctttttaggtcctTGTTTGGTGAGCAACCGGTGAAGCATACCTCGATGGTTTTACAACTagccgatcactctctcaagAAGACGTATGGGATAGTAGAAGATGTGCTtgttaaagtggataaattcTTTCTggtggattttgtgatcttGGACTATGCGGTGGATAAAGAGTGTCCTATAATCCTTGGTCGCCCATTCATGAATACCGGGCGTGCTCTTATTGACGTGCATGCCGGAAAGCTTAtcttgagaattgatgaggaaaaAGTGGTGTTTGACATGAAGACAGTGATGCGGAATACCATCGAGGAGGAAGAGTGTATGAGAGTTGATTTGGTGGATGATCTTGTGGAGGATCAATTGGAGGAGAATGTGGAAGCCATCAACCGGGGAATGCTACAAAATTTGGAGGATTTTGACCGTTGTAAggggtgtctcgatcgagacagacgagtgtctcgatcgagacacatgTAGCAGAAAAGCTACTACCTCAAAAAATGGCATAGTCTCGGTCGAGCTAGaggtgtctcgatcgagacaagacaAAATCAAACCTTGTCTCGATTTGGACCCCTCTGTCTCAAAAGAGACAAGCTCTAATGGGGAAATTGCTTAGTTTTCTCAAGTTTCAAGGGTTGTCTTCCATTTTGATGACCTTGATGATGAGTACTCCGAGGAAGATGAGCCAAAGCCGGAAATCTTGATAAAAGAAAGGAGAGTTACACCTCCATCTTCCGAGGTGCCACCAATTGTTGAAATGAAACCGTTACCACCTCATCTCCGATATGCATTTGTAGGGGAAAACAAAACGCTTCCTATCATCATCTCCAACAGGCTATCGGAGGCTCAAGAGAAGAGGGTTGTACAAGTGGTACAAAGTCATATATTAGCCATGGGATGGCAAATTTCTGACATCCGAGGGATAAGCCCTCAAGTTGTGATGCACAAGTTTCATCTCGAAGATGAGTCAAAGAAGTCAACTCAAAAGCAAAGGAGATTGAATCCGAATATGAAAGAAGTGGTGCACAAGGAGATAGTCAAGCTATTAGACGCCGGGATCATCTATCCTATCTCGGATAGCGGATGGGTGAGCCCGATTCAATGTGTGCCCAAGAAGGGAGGAATGACGGTTGTGGAAAATGACAAGGGGGAACAAATCTCTACAAAAACGGTGACCGAATGGCGAGTATGTATCGACTACCGCAAGCTAAAGGCGGAAACTAGAAAAGATCACTTTCCACTACCGTTCATCGATTAAATGCTAGAAAGAGTGGCAGGTCACAAGTACTATTGTTTCCTCGACGGTTACTCCGGTTACAACCAAATTTTGATCTttccggatgaccaagagaagacgaccttcacatgcccctacggtatCTTTGCCTAACGGCGGATGCCCTTCGGTTTATGCAATGCACCCGCTACCTTTCAACGGTACATGACCTTGATCCTCAATGACATGGTGGAAGATATAATCCTGGTATTTATGGAtgacttttttgtttttggtgaTTCTTTTGACAGGTGTTTGGCGAATCTCGAGCGTGTGTTAAAGCGATGTGAGGACACCAACTTGGTGCTTAATTAGGAGAAGTGTCACTTCATGGTCGAAGAAGGTATTATGCTTGGGCACAATATTTCAGAAGCGGGTATTGAGGTAGATAGAGCGAAGACGAAGGTAATCTAGAAGTTGGTTGCTCCGGTCACGGTGAAGGGAGTCCGGGCATTCTTGCGCCATGTGGGCTTCTATCGCCGATTCATTAAAGATTTCTCATCTATCGCAAGGCCATTGACGAATCTCTTAGTGAAAGATGCCCCATTTGAGTTCACAAAGGAGTGTTGTGAGGCATTCGGGAAATTGAAGGAAACACTTGTGACCGCTCCCATtatttcatctccggattggagtttgccATTTGAGCTCATGTGCGACGCTAGTGACAAAGCTCTAGGGTGTGTGTTGGGGAAA is part of the Mercurialis annua linkage group LG3, ddMerAnnu1.2, whole genome shotgun sequence genome and encodes:
- the LOC126672635 gene encoding uncharacterized protein LOC126672635 is translated as MPMLVELRAQFERMIEAYKVSKINYGEHLINLTKNTSSRHSSVFRAVLAKGSGRIVKEAKKRNLREARSLSRSRQTLEEVSRSRQGQESRSLFGEQPVKHTSMVLQLADHSLKKTYGIVEDVLVKVDKFFLVDFVILDYAVDKECPIILGRPFMNTGRALIDVHAGKLILRIDEEKVVFDMKTVMRNTIEEEECMRVDLVDDLVEDQLEENVEAINRGMLQNLEDFDRFSRVVFHFDDLDDEYSEEDEPKPEILIKERRVTPPSSEVPPIVEMKPLPPHLRYAFVGENKTLPIIISNRLSEAQEKRVVQVVQSHILAMGWQISDIRGISPQVVMHKFHLEDESKKSTQKQRRLNPNMKEVVHKEIVKLLDAGIIYPISDSGWVSPIQCVPKKGGMTVVENDKGEQISTKTVTEWCLANLERVLKRCEDTNLGVRAFLRHVGFYRRFIKDFSSIARPLTNLLVKDAPFEFTKECCEAFGKLKETLVTAPIISSPDWSLPFELMCDASDKALGCVLGKRKEKRVHVIYYASRTLAGAQLNYTITEKEMLAVIFALDKFRSYLLGAKTIVFTDHAALRHLFAKQDVKPCLIRWILLMQEFDIEMRDKKGAENVVTDHLSRLENLEAILTGKEINEPFPDEMLMVISKVETPWYADIANYLSSNVMPPDLSHHQKKKFLSDVKRFLWDQPYLFKICGDGMIQSCVPLKEMMPILSHCHEADYAGHYGASRTATRVLESGFFWPTLFRDAKDFVGAL